A region from the Desulfomarina profundi genome encodes:
- a CDS encoding chalcone isomerase family protein, whose product MRALIIGCVLLMALPVCAREIEGVNVAETLQGAGGKTLQLNGAGVRTKFFFNIYIAELYMEHPSAVAREVLAADGEKRMVMHFLYSEVGKEKLVDGWNEGFEANCTKTELENLRVRINQFNSFFTDVKKNDIIVLDFVPGQGTAVTIAGKDKGRIKGRDFNDALLKIWLGKEPVTSSLKEKLLDYRK is encoded by the coding sequence ATGCGAGCATTAATTATCGGTTGTGTATTGTTGATGGCCTTACCAGTCTGCGCCAGGGAGATTGAAGGGGTCAACGTGGCGGAAACTCTGCAGGGGGCAGGAGGGAAAACTTTGCAACTCAATGGTGCAGGAGTTCGAACAAAGTTTTTCTTTAATATTTATATTGCTGAACTCTATATGGAACATCCGTCAGCTGTTGCCCGGGAGGTTCTGGCAGCTGATGGTGAAAAAAGAATGGTCATGCATTTTCTTTACAGTGAAGTCGGAAAGGAAAAACTTGTCGACGGCTGGAACGAGGGATTTGAAGCAAACTGCACGAAAACGGAATTGGAGAATCTGCGGGTAAGGATCAACCAGTTTAATTCTTTTTTTACTGATGTGAAAAAAAATGACATCATTGTTCTGGACTTCGTGCCGGGACAGGGTACAGCTGTAACTATTGCCGGGAAGGACAAGGGACGAATAAAGGGCAGAGATTTCAATGATGCTCTGTTGAAAATCTGGCTTGGTAAAGAGCCGGTTACTTCAAGCTTGAAGGAGAAGCTGCTCGATTATAGAAAATAG
- the hslO gene encoding Hsp33 family molecular chaperone HslO, producing the protein MGDILERIITQSGDFFGICCDATELVNEACRKHDVGPLAATALGRSLTGAVLLAALLKNNQSVQLKFEGNGPLGKIITEAGAEGWARGYIANPHADLPLKNNVIDVAAGIGRAGFLTVTKNIGDNRKYPGTIQLYTSEIGEDLAYYLTVSEQTPSAIALSIKLSRKGTVVKAAGLLVQSLPPANEQNLLLIEKRIKKLSSLADLLKTGKSPGDILAMLFADIPHKITAATPLRFSCSCSLEKMEKALLSLGREDLNQLLKQEGGTEVRCEFCRDSYRFDRKKLETLLVLSQAH; encoded by the coding sequence ATGGGCGATATACTGGAAAGAATCATTACTCAATCTGGAGATTTTTTTGGGATCTGCTGCGATGCAACTGAACTGGTCAACGAAGCATGCAGAAAACATGATGTGGGACCCCTGGCGGCGACAGCACTCGGCAGGAGCCTGACCGGTGCTGTTCTTCTTGCCGCTCTCCTGAAAAACAACCAGTCCGTTCAGCTGAAATTCGAGGGTAACGGTCCACTGGGAAAAATTATAACAGAAGCTGGTGCCGAGGGTTGGGCCAGGGGTTATATTGCCAATCCCCACGCAGATCTGCCATTGAAAAACAATGTCATAGACGTGGCGGCAGGAATTGGCAGAGCCGGGTTTCTAACCGTCACCAAGAATATTGGCGACAACAGGAAATATCCTGGAACAATCCAGCTCTATACCAGCGAAATCGGGGAAGACCTTGCCTATTACCTCACCGTTTCAGAGCAGACTCCCTCCGCAATTGCACTTTCCATCAAGTTGAGCAGGAAGGGTACAGTTGTAAAGGCGGCTGGCCTGCTGGTCCAGTCTCTCCCTCCTGCCAACGAACAGAATCTGCTGCTTATTGAAAAAAGAATAAAAAAACTTTCATCCCTGGCAGATTTATTGAAAACTGGTAAAAGCCCGGGAGATATTCTTGCAATGCTCTTTGCTGACATTCCCCATAAAATAACAGCTGCAACTCCCCTCAGATTTTCCTGTAGCTGCTCCCTTGAAAAAATGGAAAAGGCACTCCTTTCCCTTGGCCGGGAGGATCTTAATCAACTTTTAAAACAGGAAGGGGGAACTGAAGTACGCTGTGAATTCTGCCGGGACAGTTACCGGTTTGACAGGAAAAAACTTGAGACACTCCTTGTATTGTCTCAGGCACATTAA
- a CDS encoding 4Fe-4S dicluster domain-containing protein, whose protein sequence is MAISVDPGLLVQLKKYGVQDATTCFNCGNCTAVCSLSTENTPFPRKVIRYLQIGAEEKLLHAPEPWLCYYCGDCSETCPRDANPGEVMMGLRRYLTARYDWTGISRLFYTSKVFEIFAILFVGALVGLGFFFFHGPVVTDRVALNEFASSHVIEILDLIMLVILSGFLLSNARRMAKAVLGDPAQYEKTADGEEGATAPQQEVKKWNGIPVSLYINELKTLLVNFVTQKKFKDCNSKTQSMQWLVHLLIMTGYSTIFVLVVVFLRWFQRDEILPFWSPVRLLGYYGTFAILYGTTYAIIGRLKKVRTVYKYSHSSDWAFLILLWLTTFTGILIHFTRLLGMPLSTYYIYVIHMMIAVPMLVLEVPFAKWAHLLYRPLALYLMRVKERALT, encoded by the coding sequence ATGGCCATCTCAGTTGATCCCGGTCTTCTGGTCCAGTTGAAAAAATACGGTGTGCAGGATGCGACGACCTGCTTTAACTGCGGCAACTGTACCGCAGTCTGTTCCCTGTCAACGGAAAACACACCGTTTCCCCGTAAGGTAATCCGCTACCTCCAGATAGGGGCAGAGGAGAAACTACTTCACGCGCCGGAACCGTGGCTTTGCTACTACTGCGGCGACTGCTCCGAGACCTGCCCCAGGGACGCCAATCCCGGTGAGGTCATGATGGGGCTGCGCCGTTACCTGACTGCCCGCTACGACTGGACAGGCATTTCGCGCCTGTTCTACACCTCCAAAGTGTTTGAGATCTTTGCCATCCTCTTTGTAGGTGCGCTGGTGGGGTTGGGCTTTTTCTTTTTTCACGGTCCCGTGGTTACCGACAGGGTTGCACTCAATGAGTTTGCCTCCAGTCATGTTATTGAGATTCTTGACTTGATCATGCTGGTCATCCTGTCGGGATTCCTGCTTTCCAATGCAAGGAGAATGGCAAAGGCGGTGCTTGGCGATCCTGCCCAGTATGAGAAAACGGCTGATGGGGAAGAAGGTGCTACTGCTCCTCAGCAGGAGGTCAAAAAATGGAACGGTATTCCGGTCAGCCTCTATATCAATGAGCTCAAGACCCTGCTGGTCAACTTTGTGACCCAGAAAAAGTTCAAAGACTGCAACAGCAAGACCCAGAGCATGCAGTGGTTGGTCCACCTGCTGATCATGACCGGTTACTCCACCATCTTCGTGCTGGTTGTCGTCTTCCTCCGCTGGTTCCAGCGGGATGAGATCCTGCCCTTCTGGAGCCCGGTCAGATTGCTTGGCTATTACGGTACCTTCGCCATCCTGTACGGTACAACTTATGCCATCATCGGCCGCCTGAAAAAGGTCAGAACCGTGTACAAGTATTCACATTCCTCGGACTGGGCCTTTCTGATCCTGCTCTGGCTGACTACCTTTACCGGGATTCTTATTCACTTCACCCGGTTGCTTGGTATGCCTTTGTCCACCTATTACATCTATGTGATCCATATGATGATCGCGGTGCCCATGCTGGTTCTTGAAGTGCCGTTTGCCAAATGGGCTCATTTGCTGTATCGACCGCTGGCACTCTATCTGATGCGGGTTAAGGAACGGGCTTTGACATAA
- a CDS encoding cupin domain-containing protein — protein MKIADYKDSPVHKFDNETVKGVTGRVVIGKEDCADNFCMRVFTLEPGGFTPRHSHDWEHEIFVHSGKGKVFQKGEWRDIQSGTVVFIPGGEEHQFMNGGGEDFVFVCLIPSGVDEI, from the coding sequence ATGAAAATTGCAGACTACAAGGACAGTCCTGTCCATAAATTTGACAACGAAACGGTGAAGGGCGTTACAGGGCGTGTGGTGATCGGCAAAGAAGATTGTGCCGACAACTTCTGCATGCGTGTGTTTACCCTGGAACCTGGTGGTTTCACGCCGAGGCACTCCCACGACTGGGAACATGAAATATTCGTCCACTCGGGAAAGGGAAAAGTCTTCCAGAAGGGTGAATGGCGCGATATCCAGAGTGGTACCGTGGTATTTATTCCCGGCGGAGAAGAACACCAGTTCATGAACGGGGGCGGGGAGGATTTTGTTTTTGTCTGCCTTATTCCATCCGGAGTAGATGAAATTTAA
- a CDS encoding bifunctional metallophosphatase/5'-nucleotidase — protein MKKTTFYSLVFSCSLFFTGLFFSVSIADLSASPRSAAKQLTIIGTGDLQGRLDPVREFVPGMASRKTAVTGGISRIATLIKQIRQETQNPVIVLSSGDDLMGRYFHQFKGKAIFTLMEMAGYDILGLGNHDFDGGPGVLAEALESVSMIALCSDLQVEGTVMEKSCSPYLIRNYQGIRIGFFSLMTRNFPVITSTGKIKLSIDRKNTARKMVSLLRKKGARIIIAVTHTGNREDHKLAGETTGIDIIFGGHSHDYTATVEQTGDTLIVNGGEKGMALVRLDVNLDSSGHIIPDSAKYTLLPVSASIAPEKRVADTLKHYRDQLPKAAIIGNTLKNWDLTKTALRTGESPVADLVTDTIRTRFNADIVLFNSGAFRGNTSYPAGPVTDTMIAEIDEFENDIILLTIKGKHLLQILETSAGKLGTGGFLQVSGIRLSISPASPANADSSRIKSIKTVDPDGSLHPLDPERDYLLATNDFLALHGGDGYGQFRQYGHDIRNTYSTMGSIMIDRFLREQTVSPAKPDGRITILRSKSQFNLHHDS, from the coding sequence ATGAAAAAAACAACATTCTATTCACTTGTTTTCTCCTGCAGCCTGTTCTTTACGGGCCTCTTCTTTTCAGTCAGTATTGCTGACCTGTCGGCATCTCCCCGTTCAGCTGCAAAACAGCTGACGATTATAGGAACAGGTGACCTGCAGGGCCGTCTTGACCCGGTCCGGGAATTTGTCCCTGGCATGGCTTCCCGAAAAACAGCTGTTACCGGAGGAATCAGCCGAATCGCAACACTGATTAAACAGATCCGCCAGGAAACCCAAAACCCGGTCATTGTCCTTTCATCCGGAGATGATCTGATGGGTAGATATTTTCACCAGTTCAAGGGAAAAGCAATTTTCACACTGATGGAAATGGCAGGGTATGATATCCTTGGTCTTGGGAATCACGACTTTGACGGAGGCCCTGGTGTACTGGCGGAAGCACTTGAATCCGTATCCATGATCGCACTCTGCTCGGATCTGCAGGTTGAGGGGACCGTCATGGAAAAAAGCTGTAGTCCATACCTGATACGAAACTACCAGGGAATCCGTATAGGATTCTTTTCCCTGATGACCAGAAATTTTCCTGTTATAACGTCAACTGGTAAAATAAAACTCAGCATCGACAGGAAGAATACAGCTCGGAAAATGGTCAGTCTGCTGCGGAAAAAGGGAGCCCGGATTATCATAGCCGTAACCCATACCGGTAACCGGGAAGATCATAAGCTGGCCGGGGAAACAACCGGAATTGATATTATTTTCGGAGGACATTCCCACGACTACACTGCTACCGTGGAACAAACAGGTGACACCCTGATTGTCAACGGGGGAGAAAAAGGTATGGCCCTGGTCAGGCTTGACGTGAACCTGGACAGTTCCGGCCATATTATCCCTGACTCTGCCAAATATACTCTTCTTCCGGTTTCAGCATCAATTGCGCCGGAAAAACGGGTTGCAGACACATTAAAGCATTACAGGGATCAACTTCCCAAAGCGGCAATCATCGGAAACACGCTCAAAAACTGGGATCTGACAAAAACAGCTCTGCGCACCGGGGAATCCCCTGTTGCCGACCTTGTAACTGACACCATCCGAACCCGCTTCAACGCCGATATCGTCCTCTTTAACAGTGGCGCTTTCCGGGGAAACACCAGCTATCCTGCCGGACCGGTGACAGATACAATGATTGCCGAAATTGACGAATTTGAAAATGATATTATTCTTTTGACAATCAAGGGAAAACATCTTCTGCAGATCCTTGAAACTTCTGCAGGAAAACTCGGAACCGGTGGGTTTCTCCAGGTCTCCGGCATACGTCTGTCTATCTCACCGGCATCCCCCGCAAACGCAGATTCCTCAAGAATCAAAAGTATAAAAACAGTTGACCCAGATGGTTCCCTTCATCCCCTGGACCCCGAACGCGACTACCTCCTGGCAACCAACGATTTTCTCGCACTTCATGGTGGAGACGGTTATGGTCAGTTCAGACAGTATGGTCATGATATCCGCAATACCTACTCAACCATGGGGTCAATCATGATAGACAGGTTTCTCCGGGAACAGACCGTCAGCCCGGCAAAACCTGATGGAAGAATCACTATTCTGCGGTCAAAGAGTCAGTTTAACCTGCACCATGATTCTTAA
- a CDS encoding anaerobic ribonucleoside-triphosphate reductase activating protein, protein MIIGALQRFTLSDFPEKPAAIIFFQGCNFRCPFCHNGSLLPMRPESPPVPVADIMNFLEKKRGRLGGVVLSGGEPTLQNNLEKFIERIKSMNYAVKLDTNGSRPEIIAKLIQNNLLDYIAMDIKAPPGKYATLCGTEIDYSAIRHSIKIISAGNVPHHFRTTFVPSLLSRDDLKNIRSSLPANTLYTVQQFRKENALVSGL, encoded by the coding sequence ATGATCATCGGTGCTCTCCAGCGATTTACCCTCAGTGACTTTCCGGAAAAACCGGCGGCTATCATTTTCTTCCAGGGTTGTAATTTCCGCTGTCCATTCTGCCATAACGGTTCTCTTCTGCCCATGCGACCGGAATCTCCACCGGTTCCGGTCGCTGATATTATGAATTTCCTGGAGAAAAAAAGGGGCAGACTCGGCGGAGTAGTTCTCAGCGGAGGAGAACCGACCCTGCAGAATAATCTTGAGAAGTTCATTGAACGTATCAAATCAATGAACTACGCCGTAAAACTTGATACAAACGGTTCCAGACCTGAAATCATTGCAAAACTGATTCAAAACAATCTCCTGGACTATATAGCCATGGACATCAAGGCTCCCCCGGGAAAATATGCAACCCTGTGCGGGACCGAAATAGACTATTCGGCAATAAGACATTCAATCAAAATCATATCGGCAGGTAATGTACCTCACCATTTCAGGACAACATTTGTCCCTTCTCTACTCTCCAGAGACGATCTGAAAAATATCCGTTCTTCTCTTCCTGCCAATACCTTGTACACTGTACAACAGTTCAGAAAAGAAAATGCTCTTGTCAGCGGACTCTAA
- a CDS encoding DMT family transporter, whose product MNRPVIHVLLGAFLISFSAVWVKLAEVPPATSGLYRVFFGFLILFPVTFWRREIHKISEPKLRLIFFCGLVFGLDLLFWHQSILYIGPGLATIISNFQVFLLAIYGIVFLKEKIRLHFLLSIPTAFLGLFLVVGVNWNQLSANYKIGIFFGLLTALCYVAFLISLRKIQQDNNRTSFFFTLMLISFFSTLCMGLEMNLQGKTFIIPDSRNLFFLLMLALFSQVIGWILITNAISLIRASLTGFILLLQPTLSFLWDVIFFSRPTDFLNWLGIIITLSAIYMGVHRPEETAPLQSSRKSLLLPDRENPER is encoded by the coding sequence GTGAACAGGCCTGTGATTCACGTTCTGCTGGGTGCGTTTCTTATCAGTTTTTCTGCCGTCTGGGTAAAACTTGCGGAGGTTCCGCCAGCAACATCCGGACTGTACCGTGTTTTTTTCGGTTTTCTTATTCTCTTTCCTGTTACCTTCTGGAGAAGGGAGATACACAAAATTTCCGAACCAAAACTCCGCCTGATTTTTTTCTGTGGCCTTGTTTTCGGGCTTGACCTTCTTTTCTGGCATCAATCCATTCTCTATATCGGTCCGGGACTGGCCACAATCATCAGTAATTTCCAGGTGTTTCTTCTGGCAATCTACGGGATTGTATTTTTAAAGGAAAAAATCAGGCTTCACTTTCTCCTCTCCATTCCGACCGCCTTTCTTGGTCTGTTTCTTGTGGTCGGAGTCAACTGGAATCAGTTAAGCGCCAATTATAAAATTGGAATTTTTTTCGGTCTTCTGACAGCACTCTGCTATGTGGCCTTCCTGATAAGCCTGCGAAAAATCCAGCAGGATAACAACAGAACTTCATTTTTCTTCACTTTGATGCTGATTTCATTCTTCAGTACCCTCTGCATGGGGCTGGAAATGAACCTTCAGGGAAAAACCTTTATTATTCCCGACAGCAGAAATCTTTTTTTCCTGCTGATGCTTGCCCTCTTCAGCCAGGTTATCGGCTGGATCCTGATCACAAACGCCATTTCCCTGATCCGTGCTTCTCTCACCGGTTTCATCCTTCTCCTGCAGCCGACTCTTTCCTTTTTATGGGATGTCATCTTCTTTTCCAGGCCGACCGACTTCCTCAACTGGTTGGGAATCATTATCACTCTTTCTGCAATCTACATGGGTGTACATCGCCCAGAAGAGACCGCACCCTTGCAATCCTCCCGGAAAAGCTTATTATTGCCAGACCGGGAAAACCCGGAAAGATGA